A window of Sphingorhabdus lacus contains these coding sequences:
- a CDS encoding RlmE family RNA methyltransferase, producing MADNLFGGKNSGRSLAGRQKVKTAKRRTVQSARWLERQLNDPYVRRAQSEGYRSRAAYKLVELDEKFHILRGKRAVVDLGIAPGGWAQVVRRQIPKAAVVGIDLLPVEPLDGVILFELDFMHDSAPDRLIEALGGAPDLILSDMAANTVGHKQTDHLRTMGLVEAAVDFAVNVLKPGGDFVAKVFAGGTDPALLSILKSNFTTVKHAKPPASRKGSVEWYVIAQGKKA from the coding sequence AATCTCTTTGGCGGTAAAAATTCAGGCCGCAGCCTTGCCGGACGGCAAAAGGTCAAGACGGCCAAGCGGCGTACGGTGCAATCGGCCCGGTGGTTGGAACGGCAACTGAACGACCCCTATGTCCGCCGCGCGCAGTCGGAAGGTTACCGCAGCCGTGCTGCCTATAAGCTGGTCGAACTGGACGAGAAATTCCATATCCTGCGCGGGAAGCGTGCGGTGGTCGATCTGGGTATCGCACCCGGAGGCTGGGCGCAGGTCGTTCGCCGGCAAATTCCGAAAGCTGCCGTCGTCGGCATTGATTTGCTGCCTGTCGAGCCGCTCGACGGCGTTATCTTGTTCGAGTTGGATTTCATGCACGACAGCGCGCCCGATCGCCTGATCGAGGCTTTGGGCGGTGCGCCGGACCTGATCCTGTCGGATATGGCGGCGAATACCGTCGGCCATAAGCAGACGGACCATCTGAGGACGATGGGGCTGGTTGAGGCGGCTGTGGATTTTGCGGTCAATGTTCTGAAACCCGGCGGTGACTTTGTTGCGAAGGTGTTTGCGGGCGGAACCGATCCAGCCTTGCTGTCGATCCTCAAAAGCAATTTCACGACGGTCAAGCACGCAAAGCCGCCCGCCAGCCGCAAAGGCTCGGTCGAATGGTATGTGATCGCCCAGGGAAAGAAAGCTTGA
- a CDS encoding DsbA family protein: MNDIVKNNRIPLVIAALGTVLLIIVGVYFFERQSPDAFSAISGKNAEQATSAADSAVAAAGMSDAQREATKALVRATLLENPEIITEAVEILQQRESAKRLSSVQDKVTTPFPGAEAGNPKGDVTLVEFTDYSCGFCRASVADVKRLLKDDGNIHLIYRELPILSPASREAAAWALAAAQQGKHQAFHDAMFDAGPPNAQSIRAAATKAGLNIAAAEVFAASSKAKAEIESNLALMQQVGFNGTPTFVIGSQILEGALGYDALKDAIAKARKQK; encoded by the coding sequence ATGAACGACATTGTTAAAAACAACCGCATCCCCCTCGTTATCGCAGCGCTCGGGACAGTATTGCTGATCATTGTTGGCGTATATTTTTTTGAACGCCAGTCACCCGATGCATTTTCGGCGATTAGCGGGAAAAATGCCGAGCAGGCCACAAGCGCCGCCGATTCTGCTGTCGCCGCCGCCGGAATGTCCGATGCGCAGCGCGAGGCTACCAAAGCGCTGGTTCGGGCAACGCTTTTGGAAAATCCCGAAATCATCACTGAAGCGGTTGAAATCCTGCAACAGCGGGAATCCGCGAAACGACTTTCATCGGTTCAGGACAAAGTGACTACACCCTTTCCCGGTGCCGAAGCGGGTAATCCGAAGGGCGATGTTACGCTCGTCGAATTTACCGATTATAGCTGCGGCTTCTGCCGCGCGAGCGTCGCCGATGTGAAGCGCCTGCTGAAAGATGACGGCAATATTCACCTGATCTACCGCGAGCTCCCGATTTTATCCCCTGCAAGCCGTGAGGCCGCCGCATGGGCCCTCGCCGCTGCACAGCAGGGCAAGCATCAGGCATTTCACGACGCCATGTTCGATGCAGGTCCGCCCAATGCCCAAAGCATCCGTGCTGCAGCAACTAAGGCCGGCCTGAACATTGCCGCTGCGGAGGTATTTGCAGCATCTTCCAAAGCCAAAGCCGAGATTGAGAGCAATTTGGCGCTGATGCAGCAGGTCGGCTTTAACGGGACGCCGACATTCGTGATCGGCAGCCAGATCCTCGAAGGCGCATTGGGCTATGATGCGCTGAAAGACGCCATTGCAAAGGCGCGCAAACAGAAATGA